The sequence TATTAGGAAAGATTCAGGTTATAATCCTGTGTGTTATGTAACTCTTAACTATCCTTTTCTTTAGAATGTAAGAAAAGGCCATTTAAATCATTTAGCTTGGGTTCCTGCTCAGGAATCTTTAGTAATTAAACTGGAATTTTGAGAAAAATGTGCAGTGGAATATATTTTTGACATCCTTTTTCGCTTCGCAATAGAGAAAAAGGATGAGTTGCTAACATGCATTAAGTACTAATCATCATCTTGTAGGATACAAAGAACTGATttattttgaattccacattcctccAATGTCTTTGACAGGTCACTAAAGCTTCTCCTAGGCACATCCATGGTTTCAACCACGGAGTTAGCATAGTTGGCATTGCTCTTCCATTCAGCCACTGACAGGATTGTTTGTAGTGTGTCTGAAGGCCTGAAGCAGCGTTCAAATCTCTGGCCTGACGGGTACCTCACAGCAAGTTGCAATCTTGGCTCGGATTCTGATGGTTCATCAGGTAAAGTGGTTGCTCGACTCTGGGACAATTGTATTTTTAAGGTTGCAGCGCTGGATTTAGAGAGTGGCGGCTTCTGCTGCTTGCTTGATTTGAATTTTTGTTGAAGGTCAGTTTGCAGATTAAGTTTATTGGTTTGTTGTGCTATAGTCCTTATTCCACCATCACTGGATTCTCTCCTTCCAATGGATGGTAGAACTCTGTACCTATTTAAGGATGAGGATGGCCGAGATGGAATTTGATGGAGAAGTTCTGGAACATTCTCATTAGTCACTCGAGTGATCCTGGTGGGTGGATGTAACATAGAAGGTGAAGATGGAGGACTGTTGCCTGGGTTACTAAAAGCAGATGGAACTGGAATGGAATATGAACAAGTCTCTGGACTGTGAATATAAGCAGAGTTGGGACGGCTACGACCTTTTGCAGATTTAGGCCTTGGAATATTCATGGTGCTTGTGTTGGGCTCTACAATGGGATGTACAGGAAGTTCAAAAGAAGAAATGCTTTTGAATCCTGAGGATGGCCGACTAGTTGGTTCTGCAGCTGCCATTTCATCCTTTTGTAACTGTAAAAAAATGCAAGAATGGATTAAGTATGGTACTTGCAACTATTCAGTACTTTATCATATTCAAATGAACATGTAGATAAAATTCAAACCAATTAAATATAAAGTGAAACATTTTTGTAGGAAAAATAGGGAGAGATATTACATCCTaattggtacaattttaaagggatgCGAAAAGCAACAGCCAAGCCGGCCAGCAGAGCAAGCATGCCAATGCTGTGGAGCGAAGAGCCCCCACAGGTGAGATCTGTGTactgcaatttcagcccaatgctttcagtgCAACAGGATTGAACACTGGCAAACTGCGCAAGACAAAtactctgaaatacacagaaggCTCAAAGATCATCCACACAGTCAAGACTGCAAGCCTGGATGACACACACCCAtgtttcttgggtgaggtcagtgatcttggtttctcattttggaatgtggacatttcagtcaatggccaattaacaaattttaaattagacacaggagccaGCGTAACAGTCCTGTCGGACAACCTCTGCTGGCCAGTTCGAGTGTTTGGGCTAAAATCTTTGTATGTGGAAGCAGGTTACAAAGCAGATAGAATGttaagctttataaatagaggcatagatttgATGAGCTGACAggtctccatctgtgctgtaccaTTCCATCATTGCAAAGCACTTCACTCAAATGTAATTATGTTTAGAATAATGACAATCGTTATTTAAGCAAAGCCCCATAAATGTTCTGAAAATGGTTTAAATGAAGTTTTAATGTCAAATTTGAAAAATGGCATTTTTAACTACaagacactccctcagtattgaggcTGAACTgatcacaaccttggtgtcatgctTGATCTAGCAAGAAGCCTCTAaccacatatctgcaccatcactaagactgcctatttccacctccataacattgcgtGATTCCAACGCTGCCTCAGCTCAACCATTGTTGAGACCCTCATCTTTGCATCTGTTATTTCTTGACTGTTCCAGTGCATTCCTGGTTAGACACCCAtttccatcctccataaactcTGCTGATCATCTatgcttatccaaaactctgctttccatatcctaactcacaccaaactTTGTTCATCTATCATCCCTCACTAGCTAACTAACATtggttcccagttaagcaatgcttcaattttaatattttctttcttgttttcaaatccctccatgacccttccctatctttgtaaacttccccagctccacaaccctttcAGATAACTGCACTCCCCTAATGCTGGCCTCCTGCACGTTCCCAGTTTTTATCATTCTAcccattgatggctgtgccttcagctgtcaaggaCCTAAgatcttggaattcccttcctcagcccctccacttctccattcctctttcctcttttaagacactcaaAAAAATCTACCCCATTCATCCACCCTAAATCTTCCTTATATGGCTCTATGTTAAATTTTGACaacgctcctgtgaaatgccttaggGTGTTTTACTAGTTTAAAGGtgttgcataaatgcaagttgttattgcatTTGAATGTCAACCAGTGTACTCAAGTATACATCCTTCCAAAGTTAAACTATGATCCTAATTGAGGCAGTGATACTCTAACAGTAAACAGGAACAACCCAAACTACACTCCGCCTCAATGAAAAAGGGAAGTATCTGTTAGATTATTATTTAATGTGTATGATGTTGTAGGCTGTTAGTTACAGttcagtaggtctgaagaagCCTTTGCAGTCGTACTTGAGAAAAACGTAGGTTTAATAAGTAGTTTGTAGTATGCCTATTGTAATGGTCAAGTAATTGAAATATATTAATCAACTAACTCAACATGATAATTTGCTGAGTACAAAGCTTGTCAATATAGGACACTAGTATGTCACATGACTAGGCCCCTGTTAAAATTGTGTAAAGTAAAACAACTACAAGATTTTATACAATTAGTCAGAACTTAGCTTAGTCTTTTTAACTTATACTATTGTAAATACATAACCACCTTTGAGAGTTCTGTCATCAGTTTTCATAACTATATAGCTTTTGTGACTTGTATTCTTTATCTGTAAAGTATTATTTTATATCTTGTATCTGTGGCTTGTCACCTTAGATTTAACATACCAGTCATCTCTAGGCActgatttttatatttatttaggtagGCTTTATATAGCCTCTGTAAGTTTGTAATTTTTGTAAGACTATGCACCACTCTGTACTCCTTTACTATATTCTAATTAACTTGTACAAAGCACAGGCAGACAAGAATTCTACAAGACACAAGAAATCAATTAAACATTTGGGTTACGCCTAAATGTTAAACAGTAGTGCTAGACACCATATTCTCTTATCTCAAATAAGCAAACATCGGGTCGCAGTTTGGAAAGAGTCAAAAAGCACCAGCTTTGAACTATCAGGTATGCCAAATTTGAAGTTTGAACTGAAGACTGCTTTCCAGCTGGGAGCAGAAGCTCAGAAGACTACACAacttgagagacagagaaagtgagaacaCCACGAGTTGCTTCGAACCCTAGGCTGAATTGGGAAGCAAGAACCACGTTAAGCCAGTAAAGTCACTGCATAGGCTTTGCTATGTATTAATTTTGttgcttaataaatgtttccTGAGTTACATCACTAGATTGTCCCCCCTTTGCCCGAATGGTCAAAGTCTTAAAAGAATAAATTAATATTAAGTAGATTTGGAGGTTAAGCATCCCCAAAAACTTACAATACCTAGGGGCTTAGAAACAATTATACATGGCCTGGTTTAGGTTTCATACTCATGCCTTAAAAGAATAATATTTTAAGGAAAATAATCACAATCGTAAATGACTGGATCCTGTTCAGAACTCTTATGTAGCTAAGGACAGGGTGAAGACACTGTCTGACTTGGTCTGCTATAAATTTTTATAACATATATAAATAGGCAATGAAACAATACTACTATATTGTGCTCAGGGTGACTTTAACAGGCACAATATTAAAATACTTTTGCTGTTTCACAATGACATGCTACACTGGTTAGTTATCTGTCTAAACAGAGGTTTCAAACTAATATACTGACAGCACTGGGTGGGAAGAGTTAATATATTTCATATCTGATAAAGGATTACACCCAAAAAGTGAACTTGTCTTTCTCCTTTGCAGATGCTGACTAATTTGCTTGTGTTAAATATTCTTGGTGTCCCACTATAAAGCATTATTGTTAATTAgctgcaacaaaaacaaatacAAAATCTTGGCCTTCTGTCAAGCCTGTGAGCTGAACTATGGAGACATCTGATATATAAAGCACATCTGATAAGCCAGCAGTCAGCATGTACGTGCAAGCCCCAACAATAAAAATTTCAGTGAAAGAGGAAAAAGAGTACTTGGACAATAATGGTTAACCATCCCATTGAAAAATGCTAAGAATAAGGTGGTGCATTaaaagtgaaaaaacaaaaacagaattacctggaaaaactcagcaggtctggcagcatcggcagagaagaaaagagttgacgtttcgagtcctcatgacccttcaacagaagttctgttgaagggtcatgaggactcgaaacgtcaactcttttcttctccgccgatgctgccagacctgctgagtttttccagataattctgtttttgttttggatttccagcatccgcagttttttgtttttatctctttcatTAAAAGTGAATACTGGTCAAGATGAAGACTGGGCTAGTTGCAATGTTTCTTCCCATCAGTCAATAAACAAAGAAAATAAGTAAATTACAAAACTGAAAAATTACTTTTAAATAAAATTCTTTTTGTGAGAAATTGTTTATAATAAAcaaatgttataaaaacaaaaattggttAAACAATAGCAAAGACAAAGGTGGATTTAGATATGGCAGAAACATGGCTTGAAGAGGGCCAGGAATGTCAGCTCAACATTCCTAAATACAGGTTTTCAGGTAAGATAGAGAGGGGGCTGAAAGTGGAGGGGGTGGCAATTTTGATCAAAAAAAATTACAGCTATGCAGAGGGATGATATTTTGGAAGGATCATCAGTTGAGGTCATATGGAttaagctaaggaacaaaaaagggacAAACACACTGCTAGGgatgtactatagaccccaaaCCGCCAGAAGGAGATAGAAGAGAAAATATGTGGGTGAATCTCTCAGAAATGCAAAATCAATAGCACAGtagtagtaggggattttaactaccctaATATTAACTGGAATAGTTTTAGTTTGAAAGGAATAGAGGGAATAGAATTATTGCATTGCATTAAGGAGGACTTTCTTGCAAGTATGTAGCAAGTCCAATGAGAGAGGGCTGGAAAGAGTGGTAGTGGGGGAGTATTTTGGtggtagtgatcataactcagttagttttaacataattctggaaaagaacaaagataaAACAGGAGTTAAAATTATAAATTAGGATAAGGGCAATTTTATTAAACAGGGTTGTAGTTTAGCAGAAGTGGACTGCAAACAGCTAtttgaaggtaaatcagtgttAGGTGGGAGGTAATCAAAGGGAGATCCAAGGAGTTCAGAGGAAACATTCCCACAAAGAATGAATGAGATGGCCAAATCTAGAGCCTCCTGGAGATCAAGGAGCATATAGGGCAGAAAAGGAAAGATGTGTCAGATACTCGGAACTCAATACTACAGAAAGcaaagaggagtatagaaagtgtggGGTAAAATCTAAAAGAAAATTAAGAAAACAAAGAGCGGGCATGAAAGAGTATTGGCACGTAAcatcaaggaaaacccaaagatgttttatcaatacgttatgagggactaagacctcGCACTGCATATTTTTATAAAATGCATATAGATATGCTCATTgtcatttctaaaattttaaaactgaatgaAGTCCTTTAAAATGGCTAAAACTGTGTTTGTGATTCCTGAGCAATAGAAGCCATGTTGCAGTGTCAGGGAAATTCACATCTTGTTATCTCTGAGGAGCTACTAATGACCACCTGCAGActgcacagcccaacttcaaagggagCTGCACGAAGGTCATTTGTATTTGACAACCCCGGCTGGCCGGTGGAGATGGAACGTCTACTAGGACAATGACCTCTCAAATATTCCTTTTAACCTATAATGGTTGAGACATTTTCAAACTGGAGCACAAAGCCAACTTCCAAACACTGGATTAACATCATTGTTGAAGACCTTATGGAGAGGTAAAGCCATATGACATGGGCCTATGGCTTGCGGAATAAGTAATATTGCTATGCTGAACAAAAAagttcagtctgctgtttaacatctgacTAGCAAGTCACAGAGAAGGAGCTCTGGCCCAGGTTTGACACCTGGTCTCATTATCCTGCTTCTGCTGGAAGTCTGTACCATTgcttacaagactgattcatcgtATGAAGTCAACACCAACAGAAAGTGAATTATCCGGTATCGATTAGCAGCTCACTGACTCAGTaaaggacaaaacaaaaacagaaatacctggaaaaactcagcaggtctggcagcatcgaaaaaattttcacccctttcctatttctacttagttctgttgcagggtcatgaggacttgaaacatcaactttgctcttctccgccgatgctgccagacctgctgagtttttccaggtatttgtttttgttttggatttccagcatccgcagttttttgtttttaactccatAAAGGACTTTGATTCTGGCCTCTGGAACACacgtgaaacaatatttcttttctcagtggtctctgtactgtaaatcttTTCTTTATCCCTTTTTTATTATCTGAATATGAGGGGCCTTTGTGAACCTTCTTCCAcgatttgagtgtgtgtaaataaaCTAAtcttttgagttcatcctatcttgcgTTTTCAGTGGGATTATTAAtataaaattggatcacacaaaaatcaaggggttgggaaatacgccaccACTAATAAAGAGAgaacaaaatcaaaacacctttctgtttacggatgggtggtgagaggagaaactagtgctgtttaaattaaccacaCACCTCCCCTAatcacagccccccccacacccagctGTCTGTAGCAACattaagaggataactaaggaaagcatAGGGCCCATAAAAGGCCTATAAGGTAACCTATGTGTAGAGGTGGAAGATGTTGGTAAGGATCTTAATGAATGCTTTGCCTCTGTCTTCACAAATGAGGGCAATAATGCAGACATTGTCATTAAGGGAGAGGAGTGTGGAATATTGGAGGTGTTAAACATAGGAAGAGAGGAAATATTAAGAGGAATAGCGTCCTTGAAAGTAGATAAGTCACCAAGTCaggatgaaatgtaccccaggctattaaaagaagccagggaggaaacagTGGCTGCTCTGACCATCAGTTTCTAATCCGCATTGGATGCAGGGGTGgtgttgtagggtttggaggactgctaacatcaTACCTTTGTTTAAAACTGGAGCAAACACAGATAGTCagaacaattataggccagtcagtctaacctcagtagtgggcaaattattggcatcaattctgagagacaggaaaaCCAcggtttttgtgtgatccaattttctattaataatcccacagaaaactcgagataggatggactcaaaaggttagtttatttgcacacactcaaaacatggAAAAGAGTTCACAGCGGTACCCTTATATTCAGATAGTAAAGGGAAagataaagaaaagaaagatttacagtacagagaccacagagaaaagaaatattgtttcatgtgTGTTCCAGAGGCCAGAATCAAAGTCCTTTATGGAGTTCAATGAGCTgcaaactgatgctggataattcactttccATTGGTGCTTACTTCATAcaatgaatcagtcttgtagtcacttagaaaggcacggattaatcaagaacagtcagtatggatttgtttAGGAAAGATTGTGtcaaacttgattgaattttttgaggcaaTAACGAGGAGAatactttttattctttcacaggatgtgggcgtcgctgactaggCATTTTATGGCCTACCTCTAATTTCCCTCGAGAAGGTGGCAATGAGCTGTCTTctagaaccgctgcagcccatgtggtgtaggtgcacccacagttctattagagagggaattccaggattttgacccagtgacagtgaaggaatggcgatatatttccaagtcaggatgacgagtggcttagaggggagcttgcaggtggtgatgttcccacacaTCTGCTCTCCTTATCCTTCTACGTGGTACAGTTCACAAGtttgctattgaaggagccttggtgagttacagcagtgcgtcttgtagatggtacacactgctgctactgtgcgttggcggTGGAAAGAGTGGATGTTGGAGatggtgaatgggatgccaataaagtgggctgctttgtcctgaatggtgtcaaacttcttgagtgttgttggagctgtattcatctAGGCAAAttgacagtattccatcacagttctgacttgtgcattgtggatggtgagcaggctttggggagtcaggaggtgagtcactcccCACAGGATtcacagcttctgacctgctcttgcagctacaatatttatatccctggtccagttcagtttctgatcaatggtaaaccccaggatgttgatagtaggggattcagtgatggtaatgccattgaatgtcaaggggtgctAGTTGAATTCTTTCTTGTTGGTCATttgtgtggcgtaaatgttacttgccacttaatcagcccaaacctgacggttgttcagatcttgcttcgtatgggcacagactgcttcagtatctgagtcttgaatggtgctgaacattgtgcaatcatcagcaaacatccccacttctgacattaggatggagggaaggtcattagtgaagcagctgaagatgattgggcctaggacacttctcaggaactcctgcagtgatgtcctgggactgagatgaacaATGACccttgtactaggtatgactccaaccagtggagagttttccaccagattcccattgatgccagtttcgctagggctccttgatgctacacttggtcagatgctgccttgatgtcaaggacagtcactctcacctcaccgtctgaattcaactcttttgtccatgtatggaccaaggctgtaatgagttcaggagctgaatggcacttgtgcagttgatgtggtctacatggattttaacaaggcTATTGGCAAGGTCCCATATGGCTGACTGGctaaaaaaataaaagcccatggggtccaggggaatgtagcaagcttgatacaaaattggctcagtgacaggaaacaaaaggtaattgttgatgggtgtttttgtgtcTGGAAGACTGTTTCCAGTAGAGTTCCATTGGCATTCCACAAGGTTCAATACTAGGTCCCCTGCTTTTCTGGTATAtaacagaatctttacagtgcaaaaagaagccattcggcccatcgagtctgcactggctcactgaacgagcattctacctaatcccactcccctgccttatccctgtaaccttgcacaatctttcttttcagatagcaatccatttcccttttgaatactttgatcaaacctgcctccatcaccctctcaggaaggGAACTCtaacccaacctctccaatctatccatataGTTATAGTTGTTTATCCCAGGAATAATTCttgcaaatctcctctgtactctctccaatgccttcatatccttcctcaagtatggtgcccagaactggatgcagcactccagatgaagcctaattagtgtcttatacaagtttaacatgatcTCCTTagttttgtactcaatgcccctattaataaaacctaggataccatatgctttattaattgctctctcaacatgccctgccaccttcaatgagttatgtacatatacaccaacgTCCCTTTGTTCCTGTACCTCAGTTAGAgtttcttcctttattttatactgtctcaccatattcttcccaccaaaatgaatcacctcacacttctctgcactgaacctCATTTGCCATTTGtttgcccaatccaccaatatgggcatatgggcagaatttagcccttgtcgtGTGGGCTGGCCAGGGAAGGTCAGGAAGCCGATGTCCACCCATGATCGAGGCCGgaaggtgatttcacgctggcgagccaattgagggcccacccagcgtgatacgtgagcagcagcgctcagcgctgcccgtGTGGGctgatgggggtggagggggggaggagtgtgagtggggtgaaCGCAAAATTTGTGCATACGTGCAAACATGCACTTGAGAATCTCCTTGATGTACAGAGCTGCCTCTGGCggatgaagagttttaaaaaaaaataataatgaatagaaaaatgttttaaaacatgtctcctcatgagtagggacatgttataagtgaaatctgaaaaaaaatatttcttttttatttgatgttggaaacctcatcccatctgtggatgacgtttccaaaaaaatgcaaaggccgcttggcctttttgcctgcccgccaactgtaggGTTGAATGCGCAGCGAGAATTTCCATTTTCATTGATCCTTTAAAgactttaataggccttttaattgttggcgggcatgctgccgactccagtgcgcgccTGCCGAAATATTGCACAACTGCGCGTTGACATTGGGACGATCGCCTGACATCAACTTGCGTCATTTTCCGTTTGAGTGGGTCCGCGTCCGCCTGttgaggtaaaaattttgccctatgtctatgtccttttaaaattcaagactatcctcatcacagaatcacagaattttaacagcactggaggccattcagcccatcatgtcggcACCAGTTCTCCAAATGAACATCATGACCTAGAGCCAatgccctgtcttttccctgtacccctgcacattgtttctaactAAATAATCATTTTATGCTCTCTTCAATGCCTCAATtgcacctgcctccaccacacttctaggcagtgcattgTAGACCTGAACcattcgttgtgtgaaaaagttttttctcgtgtcacatttgcttcttttgcatgtcactttaaatctgtgccctctcgttcttgatccttttacgagtgggaaaagcttctccctatctactctgtccaaccccctcatgattctgaacatctctatcaaatctcctcttagcctccttctctccaaggagaacagtcccaatctctccaaccttagtttttattcatccatgggatgtgggctttgctggctgggccagcatttattgcccatccctacttgcccttgagaaggtggtggtgagctgccttcttgaaccgctgcagttcatgtggtgtaggtacgcccacagtgctgttagggagggagttccaggattttgacccagcgacagtgaaggaacggcgatatatttccaagtcaggatggtgagtgacttggggggaacttcaaggcggtggtgttcccatctatctgctgcccttgtccttctaaatggtagtggtcgtgggtttggaaggtgctgtcaaaggagccttggtgaattcctgcagtgcatcttgtagatggtacacattgctactaCTGTGTATTGgtagtggaggaaatgaatgtttgtggatttgatgccaatcaagtggacggctttgtcctgaatggtgtcaagcttcttgagtgttgtgagagctgcactcatccaggcaagtggggagtattgcattgcactcctgacttgtgccttgtagatggtggacaggctttggggagtcaggagatgggttactcgtCATACTATTccgagcctctgacttgctcttgaatccacagtatttatatggttagtccagttcagtttctggtcaatggtaacccccaggatgttgatagtgggggattcagtgatggtaatgcaattgaatgtcaaggggtgatggttggattcgctcttgttggaaatggtcattgcctgacaactgtgtggtgtgaatgttacttgccacttgtcagcccaaggctggatattgtccaggtcttgctgcatttagacatggatttgaaaatggtgctgaacattgtgcaatcatcagcgaacatccccaccttatgttggaaggaaggtcattgatgaagcagctgaagatggttgggccgaggacactaccctgaggaactcctgcagtgatgtcctggagctgagatgactggcctccaacaaccacaaccatcttcctttgtgctaggtatgactctgccacactctgtcaaatgctgtcttgatgtcaaggcagttaCTCTCACTCCACCTccggtgttcagctcttttgtccatgttttaaccaaggctgtaatgaggtcaggagctgagtggccctggcggaacccaaactggatgtcagtgagcaggttattgctaagcaaatgccacttaatagcactgttgatgacccctttcattacttggctgataatcgagagtagactgatggggtagtaattggccggattggattagttgtgctttgtgtgtacaggaagtacctgggcaattttccacattgctgggtagatgccagtgttgtgctatactggaacagcttggctagtggtgtggcaagttctggagcacaagtcttcagttctattgccagaatattgtcagggcccatagcctttgcagtatccagtgccttcagccatttcttgatatcacgtggagtgaaggctgccatctgtgatgctggggacctccggaggaggccgagatgaatcatccagtcagcacttgtggctgaagattatagcaaatgcttttgcactgatgtgctgggctccttcaggattgaggattgggatatttgtggagcctcctcctccagtgagctgtttaattgtccaccgccattcacgactggatgtggcaggactgtagagcttagatctgatccgttggttgtgggatcgcttagcctcatctatcacttgctgcttatgctgtttggcatgcaagtaatcctgtgttataattTAACCAGGCTGATTCCTCATTTTCAGGTAtccttggtgctgctcctggtatgccctcttgcactcttcattgagccagggttgattccctgacttgatgctaatggtagagtgggccataaggttacagattgtgttcaagtacaattctgctgctgctgatagtctgcagcgcctcatggatgcccaatttctgttcgaaatctatcccaaatcgatggagggtatcctcaacatgaaggtgtgactttgtctccacaatgactatgcggTAGTCACTCCTCCTCATGGAGGGATGCATttgtaggttggtgaggatgaggtcaagtatgtttttcc is a genomic window of Carcharodon carcharias isolate sCarCar2 chromosome 15, sCarCar2.pri, whole genome shotgun sequence containing:
- the ubxn10 gene encoding UBX domain-containing protein 10, whose protein sequence is MNIPRPKSAKGRSRPNSAYIHSPETCSYSIPVPSAFSNPGNSPPSSPSMLHPPTRITRVTNENVPELLHQIPSRPSSSLNRYRVLPSIGRRESSDGGIRTIAQQTNKLNLQTDLQQKFKSSKQQKPPLSKSSAATLKIQLSQSRATTLPDEPSESEPRLQLAVRYPSGQRFERCFRPSDTLQTILSVAEWKSNANYANSVVETMDVPRRSFSDLSKTLEECGIQNKSVLCILQDDD